The genomic DNA TTGGCGAGCAGACCTTCAGCTTTAAAGCGAAAGATATTTTTGTCGTGCCGACCTGGCACAGCGTGTCGTTCAACACGCCAGAAGAGACCGTGTTATTCAGTTTCTCGGATAGACCTGTCCAGGAAGCCCTGGGACTGTTCCGCGAAGCGCGTTATTAATTCAGGAGAAGAAAGATGAGCAAATACGTATTTGAACCTCAGGCGCCGGTGGCGATTCCGGTTGTGGGCAGCGATGAGCAGTTCCCGGTACGCCGCGTTTACTGCGTTGGCCGTAACTATGCTGCGCACGCCCGTGAAATGGGCTTTGATCCGGATCGCGAGCCGCCGTTCTTCTTCTGTAAACCGGCAGATGCCGTGGTGCCGGTTGCGGCGGGTGAAACGCTGAACCTGGCCTACCCGGCGCAGACCGACAACTATCACTATGAAATTGAACTGGTCGTCGCGATTGGTAAAAAAGGCAGCGATATCCCGCTGGAGAAAGCGGAAGAGTACATCTGGGGCTACGCCACCGGTCTGGATATGACCCGCCGCGATCGCCAGATGGAAATGCGCCAGATGGGCCGCCCGTGGGAAATCGGCAAAGCCTTTGACCTCTCTGCCCCGATTGCACCGCTGCACAAAGTAGCCGATGCGCCGTCTCTGGAAAAAGCGCCAATCTGGCTGCAGGTTGATGGCGAAGACCGTCAGCGCAGCGATATTGAGCATCTGATCTGGGACGTCAAAGAAACCATCAGCTACCTGTCTGGCTTCTTCGAACTGCAGCCGGGCGATCTGATCTTCACCGGTACGCCGGAAGGCGTTGGCGCCGTGGTGAAGGGCGAAACCATCACCGGTAACGTGGAAGGTTTAACGCCAATCACGGTGAAAATTGTTTGAGGTGAGCGATGAAGCTGTACAGTTTTTTTAATAGTTCGGCCTCTTACCGCGTGCGCATTGCGCTGGCGCTGAAGGGCATTGACCATCAGACGGTGGGCGTCAACATTCGTATTGGCCAGCAGAACGCGCTGGAGTACCGACGCCTCAACCCGGTGGGGCTGGTACCGGCGCTTGTCACCGACGACGGTGAATCGCTGGGGCAATCGCTGGCGATTATTGACTGGCTGGACAGACATTTCCCGCAGACGCCGCTGCTACCGGCGAACGATCCACAGCGCATGCGCGTGTTGGAAGTGGTGTACGCCATTTGCTGCGACATCCATCCCATCAACAACATGCGCGTATTGCGCTACCTCAGCGATGAGCTGAAGGTCAGTGAAGAAGAGAAAAAACGCTGGTATGCACACTGGATCCAGCAGGGGCTAAGCGCAGTGGAACAGCTGCTGCGCCGTAGCCATTCAGGGGCGTTTTGCGTGGGCGATTCGCCGACGCTAGCCGACTGCTGCCTGGTGCCGCAGTGGGCTAACGCTGAGCGTATGGGCTGCGATCTGAGCGGGTTCCCGCGCTGTAAAGCGGTCTATGATGCCTGTACCGCGCTGCCGGCGTTTATCGCCGCGGCCCCTGAAAACCAGCAGGACAAAATCCCGGCGTAGTCTGAGAAGGAGAATTATGATGGCTAAAGTAACGCGTGCAATTATTGTCGGCGGCGGTATCGGCGGTGCGGCTACCGCGCTGTCGCTGGCGCGCCAGGGCATTCAGGTGATGCTGCTGGAGCAGGCGCATGAAATCGGCGAAATCGGTGCCGGGATCCAGTTAGGGCCAAATGCGTTTTCGGCGCTCGACAGCCTGGGAGTCGGTGAGGTCGCCCGTCAACGTGCGGTCTTTACCGATCACATCACCATGATGGATGCGGTCAACGGTGAAGAAGTGATTAGTATCGAAACGGGTCAGGCATTCCGTGACCATTTCGGCGGCCCGTATGCGGTTATTCACCGCGTGGATATTCATGCCACCGTTTGGGAAGCGGCGCTACAGCACCCTGGCGTGAAATATCGCACCTCGACCCATGTGACGGATATCCGCCAGACGGCGGACGATGTCACCGTGTTTGATGATAAAGGCAACAGCTGGACGGCTGATATTCTGATCGGCTGCGACGGCGTGAAGTCGGTGGTGCGTCAGAGTCTGCTCAGCGACACGCCGCGCGTGACCGGGCACGTGGTCTATCGCGCCGTGGTTGAGCGTGAGGATATGCCGGAAGACCTGCGCATCAACGCGCCGGTGCTGTGGGCTGGCCCGCACTGCCATCTGGTTCATTACCCGCTGCGCGGTGGTAAGCAGTACAACCTCGTGGTGACCTTCCACAGCCGTGAAACGGAAGAGTGGGGCGTACGCGACGGGAGCAAAGAAGAGGTGTTGTCGTACTTTAAAGGCATTCACCCGCGTCCTCGTCAGATGCTGGATAAATCGACCACCTGGCGCCGTTGGTCTACCGCCGATCGTGAGCCGGTAGAGAAATGGGGCAACGATCGCATCACGCTGGTGGGCGACTCCGCGCATCCGGTAGCGCAGTATATGGCGCAGGGTGCCTGTATGGCGCTGGAAGATGCGGTGACCTTAGGCAAAGCGCTGACCGAATGCGACGGCGATGCCGCCCGAGCGTTTGCGCTGTATGAGTCGGTACGTATTCCGCGTACGGCGCGCATCGTGTGGTCTACGCGTGAAATGGGGCGTCTGTACCACGCGGCAGGGGTTGAACGCCAGGTGCGTAACCTGCTGTGGAAAGGTAAAACCCAGGACGAGTTCTATCGCGGCATCGAGTGGCTGTACGGCTGGAAAGAGGATAACTGCCTGCAACCGCGTTAATTTAGCGTAGTGAAGACAGATCCTGTTGGCCTGATAAGCTGCGCACATTGCCGGATGACGGCGTAGCCTTATCCGGCCTGCATGGTCGCGTGCGGCCGGATATTCCGTAGGCCAGATAAGCGCAGCGCCATCAGGCACCACTCGCGCAGATTGCCGGATGACGGCATTGCCTTATCCGGCCTGCATCACCAGCGCTTTATCTTTGGCCAGCATAAAGGGTCGTAAATATCCCACCGCATTCGACAACGGCAGGACGTCATCGCTTAATGCAATATTCAGCGTCTCGCGAATATAGCCCCGCCGCGCCTCGATGCGTGCCCACAGTGCTGGATACTCCTGTGCTATCTGCTGGCGTAGCGTTGCGTCGGCCAGCGCCACGCTCTCTTCCGCGCTGGTTCCGGTATACCCCGGCACCGAGGGAATAATATCAATCTGCATCACCATGCCGCTTTTCAGCGTCTCGCTCGAGCCAGGGTAGATTGGCGATGACATCCACTCCTCATCCGCGCTCAGGTGCCCCGGATTCAGGTGCCAGCCGTATTGAGCTTTTGGCAGCGCGCGCTCGACTAAATCGTACAGCTCGCCGCCCGGCATCCCAACGCTGATATTTTCGAGCCACGTCGCCACGGCGCCAAAATAGGGCTTCACCACGCGCGCCAGATAATCACGCTGGTTTTCCGGCAGTTCGTTCTTATCGGCAATCACGAACCCGGTACGGCTGGAGAGCCCGCCCTTAAACCCGGTAGTCATCGACAACGGCTGTCCTCGTTCGACCTT from Klebsiella sp. WP3-W18-ESBL-02 includes the following:
- a CDS encoding fumarylacetoacetate hydrolase family protein — its product is MSKYVFEPQAPVAIPVVGSDEQFPVRRVYCVGRNYAAHAREMGFDPDREPPFFFCKPADAVVPVAAGETLNLAYPAQTDNYHYEIELVVAIGKKGSDIPLEKAEEYIWGYATGLDMTRRDRQMEMRQMGRPWEIGKAFDLSAPIAPLHKVADAPSLEKAPIWLQVDGEDRQRSDIEHLIWDVKETISYLSGFFELQPGDLIFTGTPEGVGAVVKGETITGNVEGLTPITVKIV
- the maiA gene encoding maleylacetoacetate isomerase, coding for MKLYSFFNSSASYRVRIALALKGIDHQTVGVNIRIGQQNALEYRRLNPVGLVPALVTDDGESLGQSLAIIDWLDRHFPQTPLLPANDPQRMRVLEVVYAICCDIHPINNMRVLRYLSDELKVSEEEKKRWYAHWIQQGLSAVEQLLRRSHSGAFCVGDSPTLADCCLVPQWANAERMGCDLSGFPRCKAVYDACTALPAFIAAAPENQQDKIPA
- a CDS encoding 3-hydroxybenzoate 6-monooxygenase, giving the protein MAKVTRAIIVGGGIGGAATALSLARQGIQVMLLEQAHEIGEIGAGIQLGPNAFSALDSLGVGEVARQRAVFTDHITMMDAVNGEEVISIETGQAFRDHFGGPYAVIHRVDIHATVWEAALQHPGVKYRTSTHVTDIRQTADDVTVFDDKGNSWTADILIGCDGVKSVVRQSLLSDTPRVTGHVVYRAVVEREDMPEDLRINAPVLWAGPHCHLVHYPLRGGKQYNLVVTFHSRETEEWGVRDGSKEEVLSYFKGIHPRPRQMLDKSTTWRRWSTADREPVEKWGNDRITLVGDSAHPVAQYMAQGACMALEDAVTLGKALTECDGDAARAFALYESVRIPRTARIVWSTREMGRLYHAAGVERQVRNLLWKGKTQDEFYRGIEWLYGWKEDNCLQPR